A region of Scleropages formosus chromosome 2, fSclFor1.1, whole genome shotgun sequence DNA encodes the following proteins:
- the LOC108939922 gene encoding disks large homolog 1-like isoform X22 encodes MMNSSISSGSGSLRTSQKRTLYVRALFDYDKSKDSGLPSQGLNFKFGDILHVVNASDDEWWQARHVTPHGEVEEIGVIPSKRRVEKKEKARLKTVKFNSRSRDKGQSFNDKRKKNLFSRKFPFYKNKDPSEQETSDLDQHVTSNASDSESSYRGQEEYVLSYETVCQQEVNYTRPVIVLGPMKDRINDDLISEFPDKFGSCVPHTTRPKRDYEVDGRDYHFVTSREQMEKDIQDHKFIEAGQYNNHLYGTSVQSVREVAEKGKHCILDVSGNAIKRLQTAQLYPIAIFIKPKSVENILEMNKRLTEEQGRKTFDRAMKLEQEFTEHFTSIIQGDTLEDIYNQIKQIIEEQSGPYIWVAAKEKL; translated from the exons ATGATGAACAGCAGTATCAGCTCTGGGTCCGGCTCGTTGCGGACCAGCCAGAAGAGAACACTCTATGTCAG AGCTCTGTTTGACTATGACAAGTCAAAGGACTCTGGGCTTCCCAGCCAAGGTCTCAACTTTAAATTTGGGGACATCCTCCACGTGGTGAATGCCTCGGATGACGAGTGGTGGCAAGCACGGCATGTTACGCCACACGGAGAGGTGGAGGAGATCGGTGTCATTCCCAGCAAGCGCAG agtggagaagaaggagaaagccAGGCTGAAGACGGTCAAGTTCAACTCCCGGTCTCGAGACAAAGGG CAGTCATTCAATGACAAGCGTAAAAAGAACCTCTTTTCCCGAAAATTCCCTTTCTACAAGAACAAGGACCCGAGCGAGCAGGAAACGAGTGATCTTGACC AGCATGTGACATCTAATGCCAGCGATAGTGAAAGTAGTTACC GTGGCCAGGAGGAGTATGTcctgtcctatgagactgtctGCCAACAAGAAG TGAACTACACTCGTCCGGTAATAGTCCTGGGGCCCATGAAGGACCGAATTAACGATGATCTGATCTCGGAGTTTCCTGACAAATTTGGGTCCTGTGTGCCCC ACACTACTAGACCAAAGCGTGACTATGAGGTAGACGGCAGGGACTACCATTTCGTCACATCACGGGAGCAGATGGAGAAGGACATTCAAGACCACAAATTCATTGAGGCGGGCCAGTATAATAACCACCTATATGGGACGAGTGTCCAGTCAGTAAGGGAGGTGGCAGAAAAG ggCAAGCACTGTATTCTGGATGTTTCAGGCAATGCCATCAAGCGCCTCCAGACTGCACAGCTGTATCCTATTGCTATTTTCATTAAACCAAAATCTGTGGAGAACATTTT GGAGATGAACAAGAGGCTGACAGAGGAGCAGGGCAGGAAGACCTTTGACCGGGCCATGAAGCTGGAGCAGGAATTCACAGAGCATTTCACCT CCATTATTCAGGGGGACACCTTGGAGGATATTTATAACCAGATTAAACAAATCATCGAAGAACAATCTGGGCCCTACATATGGGTAGCAGCCAAGGAGAAGTTGTGA